In Dyadobacter sp. NIV53, a single window of DNA contains:
- a CDS encoding Hsp70 family protein has product MKAGADSEAGNEIENVVMGRPVHFVDNDPEADKRAQIELRSIALKLGYKNIDFQFEPIAAAFAHEVNISGEKLALVADLGGGTSDFTVIRLSNKYISKPDRSADILANTGVRIGGNDFDKDLSLAAIMPELGYKSTYGEKNLEVPLRHYYDLSEWSKVNFLYTTKIISQTRQLLYESHDKNRFKRLLQVLEQETGHALLAVTEETKIALTDELTYNTPFDFIEDGLSAKVTRDQFDEAILPQIKKITNAAQQCLDEAGVLKDNIELVILTGGTTEVLSVQNEFRKLFPNAVLADENKLSSVGLGLAYDSQKKFG; this is encoded by the coding sequence CTGAAGGCTGGTGCTGATAGCGAAGCAGGCAATGAAATTGAAAACGTAGTGATGGGCAGACCTGTGCATTTTGTGGACAATGATCCTGAGGCAGACAAAAGAGCACAGATAGAACTAAGGTCCATTGCACTAAAATTAGGTTACAAAAATATTGACTTTCAGTTTGAACCCATCGCGGCAGCCTTCGCTCATGAGGTCAACATTTCGGGTGAAAAACTGGCTTTGGTTGCCGATCTGGGCGGTGGAACATCCGATTTTACCGTTATCCGATTGTCAAATAAATATATAAGTAAACCGGATCGTTCGGCTGATATTCTGGCTAATACCGGTGTTCGTATCGGAGGAAATGACTTTGATAAAGATTTGAGCCTTGCTGCTATTATGCCCGAGCTCGGATATAAAAGCACTTATGGTGAAAAAAATCTGGAAGTACCCCTTCGACATTACTACGATCTTTCGGAATGGAGTAAGGTTAATTTCCTGTATACCACAAAAATAATTTCCCAGACCCGCCAATTACTATATGAGTCACATGACAAAAACAGGTTCAAACGGCTTTTACAGGTACTTGAACAGGAAACAGGACATGCATTATTAGCAGTGACGGAAGAAACCAAAATTGCTCTGACAGACGAATTGACATACAACACGCCATTTGATTTCATTGAAGACGGCCTTTCCGCAAAAGTTACGCGTGACCAGTTTGACGAAGCAATTTTACCCCAAATCAAAAAAATCACCAACGCAGCCCAGCAATGCCTCGACGAAGCGGGTGTTTTAAAGGACAATATAGAACTTGTTATCCTCACCGGTGGAACTACGGAAGTCTTGTCGGTTCAAAATGAATTCCGAAAATTATTCCCTAATGCTGTTCTGGCAGACGAAAACAAGCTTTCAAGTGTTGGTCTCGGATTAGCTTATGATAGTCAGAAAAAGTTTGGCTGA
- a CDS encoding Hsp70 family protein: MTHISCGIDFGTSNSSIAIAKKGDIHLIPVEGSSVTIPSAMFFLRKGNVPYYGREAVNMFLTRKPGRLMRSLKRVLGTSIMKQGTMVNGELMKFDEIIAAFYKT; this comes from the coding sequence ATGACCCATATTTCCTGCGGAATTGATTTCGGAACCTCCAATTCAAGTATTGCTATTGCCAAAAAAGGAGACATACATTTGATCCCCGTCGAAGGCTCAAGTGTTACCATACCCAGTGCCATGTTCTTTTTACGTAAAGGAAATGTTCCTTATTACGGCAGAGAGGCAGTGAATATGTTCCTGACCAGAAAACCTGGCCGGTTAATGCGTAGTTTAAAACGCGTTTTGGGCACGAGTATCATGAAACAAGGTACAATGGTGAATGGTGAACTCATGAAATTTGACGAGATCATTGCTGCCTTTTACAAAACCTGA
- a CDS encoding alpha/beta fold hydrolase, with the protein MRPKIEAGELRIYCVDSIDCESFYSQAPPPQRILRHIQYEDYILKEVIPFIKKSNAEKKLIVAGCSLGGYHAVNIALRHPSLFTKVVGMSSRYDLTVSLPFFDDLFQGYSDENIYYNMPNYFVPQISDSTILKQLRKLKIILVIGQEDSFLNNNEQLSDALSKINVGHDLFIWEEEAHRPRYWREMVKLYL; encoded by the coding sequence TTGAGGCCTAAAATTGAAGCTGGTGAACTCCGGATATACTGTGTTGACAGTATTGATTGCGAAAGTTTTTACTCTCAGGCGCCACCTCCCCAGCGGATATTAAGGCATATCCAGTACGAAGATTATATTCTTAAAGAAGTAATTCCTTTTATTAAAAAGTCGAATGCTGAAAAGAAACTCATTGTTGCCGGTTGCAGCCTGGGTGGGTATCACGCTGTAAATATTGCATTAAGGCATCCTTCTCTATTTACCAAGGTAGTAGGAATGAGCTCTCGGTATGACCTTACTGTATCATTGCCTTTTTTTGATGATCTTTTCCAGGGCTATTCTGATGAGAATATTTATTACAATATGCCCAATTATTTTGTGCCGCAAATTTCTGATTCGACAATATTAAAACAGCTTAGAAAACTAAAAATAATACTTGTTATTGGACAGGAGGATTCTTTCCTGAATAATAACGAACAGCTAAGCGATGCCTTATCAAAAATCAATGTCGGGCATGATTTATTCATTTGGGAAGAAGAAGCGCACCGTCCGAGATACTGGCGGGAAATGGTTAAATTATATTTGTAA
- a CDS encoding GDSL-type esterase/lipase family protein: protein MIWYEDEVKRVEKECASLSYKPEAIFYGSSSITLWKTLYTDFEEFKPVNLGFGGSTLAACGWFFERVLAPVTSAKCIIIYAGDNDIGDGRNPQEVSLFYRELLHQIRGRFGDIPCFYISIKPSLKRWELIKNIRETNELIQLEVRKDPNQKFIDLFPDMLNNQDHPRASLFEQDGLHLSAKGYELWKKNY from the coding sequence ATGATTTGGTACGAAGATGAAGTGAAGCGTGTGGAAAAGGAATGTGCAAGTCTGAGTTACAAGCCCGAAGCCATTTTTTACGGCAGCTCCAGCATCACGCTCTGGAAAACTTTGTACACTGATTTCGAAGAATTTAAACCTGTAAACCTTGGTTTTGGCGGTTCAACGCTTGCTGCTTGCGGATGGTTTTTTGAGCGGGTCCTTGCTCCTGTTACTTCGGCCAAATGCATTATTATTTATGCCGGCGACAATGATATAGGCGATGGAAGAAATCCACAGGAGGTCAGTTTATTTTATCGTGAACTGCTTCATCAGATACGCGGCAGATTTGGTGATATCCCCTGTTTTTACATTTCCATAAAACCAAGTCTGAAACGTTGGGAACTCATCAAAAATATTCGGGAAACCAACGAGCTCATTCAGCTGGAAGTCAGGAAAGATCCTAACCAGAAATTTATTGATCTTTTTCCTGATATGCTCAACAACCAGGATCATCCCCGTGCTTCGCTTTTCGAGCAGGATGGATTGCATTTAAGTGCAAAAGGATATGAACTTTGGAAAAAAAATTATTGA
- a CDS encoding DUF3050 domain-containing protein: MNQHIERITKATQPLREQIINHKVYSVITDIDDLKVFMQYHVFAVWDFMSLLKALQNNLTCTSVPWFPKGSAATRHLINENVVGEESDVDEFGSRMSHFELYLQAMHQCGADISPIEKFVEKLKETGDFDLAYSTSDTPDGARNFVDFTFEIIRSNKDYLQSAIFTFGREDLIPGMFHSIVNDMHKNFPDSISIFKYYLERHIEVDGDHHSHLALQMTSNLCGNNEQYWQEAEEATIESLQKRIDLWDSVYEKILLRKEAEVGL; the protein is encoded by the coding sequence ATGAACCAACACATTGAAAGAATAACTAAGGCAACTCAACCTTTGAGGGAGCAAATTATCAATCATAAAGTCTATTCTGTTATTACAGATATTGATGATCTGAAAGTCTTTATGCAGTACCATGTTTTTGCGGTTTGGGATTTTATGTCGTTACTAAAAGCGCTGCAAAATAACCTGACCTGTACATCTGTACCCTGGTTTCCAAAGGGTTCTGCCGCAACGAGACATCTGATCAATGAAAATGTTGTAGGTGAAGAATCTGATGTTGACGAATTTGGCAGTAGGATGAGTCATTTTGAATTGTATTTGCAGGCCATGCATCAATGCGGGGCAGACATCTCCCCCATCGAAAAGTTTGTTGAAAAATTAAAGGAAACCGGAGATTTTGATTTGGCATATTCCACTTCAGATACGCCTGATGGAGCACGAAATTTTGTAGACTTCACATTTGAAATTATCAGAAGCAATAAAGATTATTTACAATCAGCGATTTTTACTTTCGGGCGCGAAGATCTGATTCCAGGCATGTTTCATTCCATTGTAAACGACATGCATAAAAATTTTCCGGACAGCATTTCAATCTTCAAATATTACCTGGAAAGACATATTGAAGTGGACGGCGATCATCATAGTCATCTGGCACTGCAAATGACTTCGAATCTTTGTGGGAACAATGAACAATATTGGCAGGAAGCAGAGGAAGCTACTATTGAATCACTACAAAAGAGAATAGATCTTTGGGATAGTGTTTATGAAAAAATCCTGTTGAGGAAAGAGGCAGAGGTTGGGTTGTAA
- a CDS encoding aldo/keto reductase yields MKQNLSRREMLQITGLASGALVLNQFDAAAQKPPSMLTRTIPSSGEKLPIVGLGSWQQFDVGTTLNERDPLKAVLKNMQELGGKVIDASPMYGKAEQVIGELTDELKLNEQFFLATKVWTTGKQAGIDQMNDSLRKMKRSKIDLMQVHNLQDWQTHLKTLKDWKANGTVRYIGITHYTDSAHAQLEQMVKSKAVDFVQFNYSIRSRNAEKSLLNAAKDNGVAVIINEPFEQGALFRTVKGKELPVWAADYDIKSWAQFFLKYILGNAAVTCVIPGTSDVKHLIDNMGAGFGKLPDENGRKKMAEWITSI; encoded by the coding sequence ATGAAACAAAATCTTTCAAGGCGTGAAATGTTGCAAATTACCGGGTTGGCCAGTGGTGCTCTGGTGCTAAACCAGTTTGATGCAGCCGCACAAAAACCTCCTTCTATGTTAACGCGTACAATTCCTTCTTCGGGAGAAAAATTGCCCATTGTCGGACTTGGTTCCTGGCAGCAATTTGATGTCGGAACAACTTTAAATGAAAGGGACCCGCTCAAAGCTGTTTTGAAAAATATGCAGGAACTGGGTGGAAAAGTAATAGACGCGTCGCCGATGTATGGGAAAGCGGAACAGGTAATCGGTGAACTTACTGATGAGTTGAAACTGAATGAGCAGTTTTTTCTGGCAACCAAAGTATGGACAACAGGTAAACAAGCCGGGATAGATCAGATGAACGACTCGCTCCGCAAAATGAAACGGAGTAAAATCGACCTGATGCAGGTGCATAATTTACAGGATTGGCAAACACACCTGAAAACGCTAAAAGATTGGAAGGCAAATGGTACAGTCCGTTATATTGGAATTACGCATTACACTGATTCGGCGCATGCGCAACTCGAACAAATGGTAAAATCCAAGGCGGTGGATTTTGTTCAGTTTAATTATTCTATACGTTCAAGAAATGCAGAAAAAAGTTTGCTTAATGCGGCAAAAGATAATGGCGTTGCTGTAATTATAAACGAACCGTTTGAACAGGGAGCTTTGTTCAGAACTGTAAAAGGCAAGGAACTTCCTGTTTGGGCGGCAGATTATGATATTAAATCCTGGGCTCAGTTCTTTCTCAAATATATTCTGGGTAACGCCGCCGTTACTTGCGTTATTCCCGGAACTTCTGATGTAAAACATCTTATTGATAATATGGGCGCGGGTTTTGGTAAATTGCCGGACGAAAATGGCAGGAAGAAGATGGCAGAGTGGATCACGTCAATTTAA
- a CDS encoding glycosyltransferase gives MISVIICSAREQDLNQVKENISQTVGVPYEIIAYNNSDGQRGICEVYNAGARQARYDTLCFMHEDIEMKTPDWGSKVVNLLSEHPKIGLIGVAGGGYKSVTPSGWYNYGLEINGGAYSNVLQGYKRDEKKEGHDYNNPKRELFSKVACVDGCWLSTRKSVWQESPFDEKLLTKFHGYDLDFSLAIGEKYDVVVTFEVLLRHFSEGNYDLNWFEEMLKVHAKWSYLLPVNADNMIEGDLLQNEKWAFRRFLQDSLDNGITKSALINVVWHSRKSSFIGFNLMVKLGFALMKMKPKKRNPVYQPIHTSL, from the coding sequence ATGATTTCAGTTATTATTTGCTCAGCAAGAGAGCAGGATTTAAACCAGGTTAAAGAAAACATTTCTCAAACAGTTGGTGTGCCCTACGAGATCATTGCTTATAATAACAGTGATGGACAACGAGGGATTTGTGAAGTTTATAACGCCGGAGCGCGGCAAGCACGTTATGATACATTATGTTTCATGCATGAAGATATTGAAATGAAGACGCCTGACTGGGGTAGTAAAGTGGTGAATTTGCTTTCTGAGCATCCTAAGATTGGGTTGATCGGCGTAGCAGGAGGCGGATATAAATCTGTAACTCCTTCCGGCTGGTATAACTACGGACTTGAAATTAATGGTGGTGCTTACAGTAATGTATTACAAGGATATAAGCGTGATGAAAAGAAGGAAGGCCATGATTATAATAACCCCAAAAGGGAATTGTTTTCTAAAGTTGCTTGTGTGGATGGTTGCTGGCTAAGTACAAGGAAATCAGTTTGGCAGGAATCTCCGTTTGACGAAAAGTTACTGACGAAATTTCACGGTTATGATCTCGATTTTTCTTTGGCTATTGGAGAAAAGTATGATGTGGTTGTAACATTTGAGGTATTGCTCCGTCATTTTTCGGAGGGGAATTATGATTTGAACTGGTTTGAGGAAATGCTTAAAGTGCACGCAAAATGGAGTTATCTTTTGCCCGTCAATGCTGATAACATGATTGAAGGAGATCTGTTACAAAACGAAAAATGGGCGTTTCGACGCTTTCTTCAGGATTCCCTTGACAATGGAATTACTAAATCTGCTTTAATAAATGTGGTCTGGCATTCCAGGAAGTCCAGTTTTATAGGATTTAATCTTATGGTTAAATTGGGTTTTGCATTAATGAAAATGAAGCCCAAAAAGAGAAATCCCGTCTATCAGCCCATTCATACCTCGCTTTAA
- a CDS encoding glycosyltransferase: protein MISILICSANPGDLLLVRKNIESTIGAIPYEIIAFDNSEGKKGISEVYNVGIKQARYELICFMHEDVSIKTKHWGNTIIRIFSGDPEIGIVGVAGGGYKSLAPSGWYCPEFENPAQSYQNILQGYKLDSKEEVHAYHNPYNEPLSDVVCVDGVWFCTRKSIALKNLFDEKLLKGFHGYDLDFCLNVFGKHRIVVSYDILMKHASEGNFNNAWLNEILKLHQKWNKYLPLTTSDVSEKEIYLTEKRAIKKLIEQMLGWNYPFAAIQKMLLNCTSSKRMPFRLFFKGYLHLVKQTWK, encoded by the coding sequence ATGATATCCATTCTCATATGCTCAGCAAATCCCGGAGATTTATTGCTGGTAAGGAAAAATATAGAAAGTACAATCGGAGCTATTCCCTATGAAATTATCGCTTTTGATAATAGTGAAGGTAAAAAAGGAATATCTGAGGTTTACAATGTCGGAATTAAACAGGCTAGATACGAACTGATCTGTTTCATGCATGAAGATGTTAGTATAAAAACAAAGCATTGGGGGAATACTATAATCCGTATTTTTTCAGGAGATCCTGAAATCGGGATTGTTGGCGTAGCAGGAGGAGGTTATAAATCATTGGCACCATCGGGATGGTATTGCCCTGAATTCGAAAATCCTGCCCAGTCGTATCAGAATATTCTTCAGGGATATAAGCTTGATAGTAAAGAAGAAGTGCATGCTTATCACAATCCTTATAATGAACCGCTTAGCGACGTTGTTTGTGTAGACGGGGTTTGGTTTTGCACCAGGAAAAGCATTGCACTTAAAAATCTCTTTGATGAGAAATTATTAAAAGGCTTCCATGGATATGACCTGGATTTTTGCCTGAACGTGTTTGGAAAACACAGAATTGTAGTGAGTTACGATATTTTAATGAAACATGCATCGGAAGGTAATTTCAACAATGCATGGCTGAATGAAATTTTGAAATTACATCAGAAATGGAATAAATACCTTCCTTTGACAACATCAGATGTAAGTGAGAAGGAAATTTATTTAACTGAAAAACGTGCAATAAAAAAACTGATCGAACAAATGCTTGGCTGGAATTACCCATTTGCGGCCATTCAAAAAATGCTTCTGAACTGTACATCTTCGAAACGAATGCCATTCCGTTTATTTTTTAAAGGTTATCTCCATCTTGTAAAACAGACATGGAAATAA
- a CDS encoding glycosyltransferase family 2 protein → MPEKENTPLVSIAICVYNGERFLREQLESLVLQTYSNIEIIAVDDYSTDSSVKILEEFAGNYPFIKIYRNEQNLGYVRNFEKALTLCNGELIALSDQDDIWELDKIKLQAENIRDNLLIYHDSRFIDESGKDMHKKMSDVLHLYRGNQPETFLLSNCVSGHSCVFKRELLTDILPFHPNQFHDHWIAYVATNLGSIDFIPQCLVAYRQHTSSSTDILNKRKTLDKSYHENRDVAKLRRELIWLKLCAAFHRNRNQAFVDRFTRLFENRIDSLFSFKYAAIIKENYDTLYHNHKLRKGTINGFIYRQMWGLKAKTIWANLFNR, encoded by the coding sequence ATGCCTGAAAAAGAAAATACACCATTGGTTTCCATTGCAATTTGTGTTTACAATGGAGAACGATTTCTAAGAGAGCAGCTGGAATCACTTGTTCTGCAGACGTATTCAAATATTGAAATTATTGCCGTTGATGATTACAGTACGGATTCGTCTGTAAAAATACTGGAAGAGTTTGCCGGCAATTATCCTTTTATAAAAATTTACAGGAATGAGCAGAATCTGGGATACGTCAGAAATTTTGAAAAAGCATTAACACTTTGTAATGGTGAATTAATCGCTTTATCGGATCAGGATGATATTTGGGAATTAGATAAAATAAAACTTCAGGCCGAAAACATTCGTGACAACCTGCTAATTTACCATGACTCACGGTTTATAGATGAAAGCGGAAAAGACATGCATAAAAAAATGTCGGATGTGCTTCATTTGTATCGTGGCAACCAACCTGAAACTTTTTTATTATCAAACTGTGTATCAGGCCATAGTTGTGTTTTTAAAAGAGAATTACTGACAGATATTTTACCATTCCACCCAAACCAGTTTCATGATCACTGGATAGCCTACGTAGCGACCAATCTGGGTTCGATTGACTTTATTCCACAATGCCTCGTTGCTTACCGACAGCACACGTCCAGTTCTACCGATATTTTAAACAAAAGGAAAACTCTGGACAAAAGCTATCATGAAAACAGGGATGTAGCCAAATTAAGACGTGAACTTATATGGCTTAAATTGTGTGCAGCTTTTCACCGGAACAGAAACCAGGCTTTTGTTGACAGGTTTACAAGACTTTTTGAGAACCGGATTGATTCTCTTTTTTCTTTTAAGTACGCGGCAATTATAAAAGAAAATTATGATACACTTTACCATAACCACAAATTACGAAAGGGTACAATAAACGGATTCATCTACCGGCAAATGTGGGGATTAAAAGCCAAAACAATCTGGGCTAACTTGTTCAACAGATAA